One Helianthus annuus cultivar XRQ/B chromosome 12, HanXRQr2.0-SUNRISE, whole genome shotgun sequence genomic region harbors:
- the LOC110894792 gene encoding uncharacterized protein LOC110894792 — translation MASEGDSSSTTSIESDDPGWLYNNLEEDDGITCLFCYKVTRKGIHGAKLHQIKACSFCPEDVKDKLNVLVKKHKSKKIVVAEDGVAKIPKIEKKRSGVYIGGQEKRLKSNANGPHSNLEATSLKQTNMNDACENELRARTVQAIARFFCEAGVAFNVARLDCFNEMIELIGNYGPNLKPPSYHELRGPLLKNEVDNVKKWIKVHEDEWSKYGCSIMLDGWADREQRTSINILVNSFMGTVFMESVDASSYTESVSEMCRLLDRFVERIGEANVVQVITDSGSNSVLAGKMLMETRPNLFWTPCATHCIDLMLEDIGNLAKVKKTIKRGIFLVGYIYNRCGVLNMMREFTNNKELTRNGITRFVTTYLSLQSLYKQKGSLERMFISEKWRLSVWAKEAKGKTAKKLVYTLPFWNNVVWTLKVTGPLVRALRLVKNEKKPAMGYIYKAMDTAKEAIRSAFDKENDCKVVYDIIDKRWDCQRHHPLHVAGYYFNPEFYCTNPDIEKDSAVMKGLTACVQKLVPSNAEQDLIMTELIKWVNQAGHFGNDLAIRARDKIAPADWWKLYGKETPNLQKFAVKVLSLACSSSCCERNWGSFEHINSKKMNQLEHKKLQNLVFVKYNRTFKNRYDKDVYDSIYLKGADYSNEWLTGKMEENRVLENEDLTRVDVANAILEDEQVSYESDIDDETLVDWFGDFDDDVEDYIDEVDF, via the exons ATGGCTTCCGAAGGTGATTCGTCATCCACGACATCAATAGAAAGTGATGATCCCGGATGGTTGTATAATAAtttggaggaagatgatggtatCACTTGCTTATTCTGCTACAAAGTGACCAGAAAAGGGATCCATGGAGCAAAACTGCATCAAATTAAAGCATGTTCTTTCTGTCCCGAAGACGTTAAAGACAAGCTCAACGTGTTAGTAAAAAAACACAAGTCAAAGAAGATTGTTGTTGCTGAAGATGGTGTAGCGAAGATACCGAAGATTGAAAAGAAGAGGAGTGGGGTGTATATTGGGGGACAAGAGAAAAGGTTAAAGTCGAATGCCAACGGTCCGCATAGTAACCTAGAAGCAACAAGTTtgaaacaaacaaacatgaacgATGCTTGTGAAAACGAGCTTCGAGCAAGAACCGTTCAAGCAATTGCTCGGTTTTTTTGCGAAGCAGGCGTTGCGTTCAATGTTGCTCGGTTAGATTGTTTTAACGAGATGATTGAGCTTATTGGAAACTACGGGCCAAATCTCAAGCCTCCGAGTTATCATGAATTAAGAGGTCCGCTTCTTAAGAACGAGGTAGACAACGTAAAGAAGTGGATTAAAGTGCATGAAGACGAGTGGTCAAAATACGGGTGTTCAATAATGTTGGATGGTTGGGCGGATAGAGAGCAAAGAACATCGATCAACATCTTGGTCAATAGTTTCATGGGGACTGTGTTTATGGAGTCGGTTGATGCGTCGTCTTATACCGAGTCCGTGTCGGAGATGTGTCGTTTACTTGATCGCTTTGTGGAGCGAATTGGGGAAGCTAATGTTGTTCAAGTTATCACAGATAGTGGAAGCAATTCTGTACTAGCGG GCAAAATGTTGATGGAAACTAGGCCAAACTTGTTTTGGACTCCATGTGCCACTCATTGCATAGATCTAATGCTTGAGGATATCGGGAACCTTGCTAAAGTCAAAAAAACCATTAAAAGAGGAATATTTCTTGTTGGTTATATCTACAACCGTTGTGGCGTTTTGAATATGATGAGAGAGTTCACGAATAACAAAGAGTTGACAAGAAACGGGATTACACGCTTTGTAACGACCTATCTTTCTTTACAAAGCTTGTACAAGCAAAAGGGGAGTTTGGAGAGGATGTTCATAAGTGAAAAATGGAGATTAAGCGTATGGGCCAAAGAAGCCAAAGGAAAAACCGCTAAGAAACTTGTTTACACACTTCCGTTTTGGAACAATGTGGTTTGGACTCTTAAAGTTACGGGTCCTTTAGTTCGAGCATTACGACTTGTTAAAAACGAGAAAAAACCCGCAATGGGTTATATTTATAAAGCTATGGATACCGCAAAAGAAGCAATTCGATCCGCTTTCGATAAGGAAAATGATTGTAAGGTGGTGTATGATATAATCGACAAAAGATGGGATTGTCAACGCCATCATCCGTTGCATGTAGCGGGTTACTACTTTAACCCGGAGTTCTATTGCACAAACCCAGATATCGAGAAAGACAGTGCGGTTATGAAAGGGTTAACTGCGTGCGTTCAAAAGCTTGTCCCTAGTAATGCCGAACAAGATCTGATCATGACGGAGTTGATAAAGTGGGTGAACCAAGCGGGACATTTCGGTAATGATCTTGCGATTAGAGCGCGTGACAAAATAGCTCCCG CTGACTGGTGGAAATTATATGGGAAAGAAACTCCAAATCTGCAAAAATTTGCTGTCAAGGTGCTTAGTTTGGCGTGTAGTTCGTCGTGTTGTGAAAGAAACTGGGGCTCGTTTGAGCAT ATCAATTCCAAGAAAATGAACCAGTTGGAGCACAAGAAGCTGCAAAACCTTGTGTTTGTCAAATATAACCGAACATTTAAGAATCGTTATGATAAAGATGTTTATGATTCTATATATTTGAAGGGCGCTGATTATAGTAACGAGTGGTTGACTGGAAAAATGGAAGAAAATCGTGTTCTAGAAAATGAGGACTTAACACGAGTCGATGTAGCAAATGCAATCTTGGAAGATGAACAAGTTTCTTATGAAAGTGACATTGATGATGAAACTTTGGTTGATTGGTTTGGCGATTTTGACGATGACGTTGAGGACTACATCGACGAAGTCGACTTTTGA